A genomic segment from Salvia hispanica cultivar TCC Black 2014 unplaced genomic scaffold, UniMelb_Shisp_WGS_1.0 HiC_scaffold_892, whole genome shotgun sequence encodes:
- the LOC125200290 gene encoding protein transport protein Sec61 subunit beta-like, whose protein sequence is MATGGAAPERGSAAAAAANLRRRRTGGGGGGAAGGTSGTMLQFYTDDAPGLKISPNVVLVMSIGFIAFVAVLHVVGKLYLVRKD, encoded by the coding sequence ATGGCAACCGGTGGAGCTGCACCAGAACGAGGAAGTGCAGCTGCAGCTGCAGCTAATCTTCGTAGGAGAAGAacaggtggaggtggaggtggtgcGGCTGGTGGAACTAGTGGAACCATGCTTCAGTTTTATACAGATGATGCCCCAGGGCTTAAAATTTCTCCAAACGTCGTTCTTGTGATGAGCATTGGTTTCATAGCTTTTGTTGCTGTACTTCATGTTGTGGGCAAGCTCTACTTAGTCCGCAAAGACTAG